One Catillopecten margaritatus gill symbiont DNA window includes the following coding sequences:
- the fabG_2 gene encoding 3-oxoacyl-[acyl-carrier-protein] reductase FabG, protein MSNLAGKIVLVTGASRGIGQAIALSLGGAGAIVIGTATSDKGADAISVTLKNNGVTGIGMALNVTNNDQIAEVMKSITDTYGAVDILVNNAGITRDNLLMRMKEDEWDDIMNTNLASVYKMSKAVLRGMMKKKAGRIISIASVVGAMGNAGQTNYAAAKAGIMGFTKSLAREVGARGITVNAVAPGFIKTDMTDAMPEEQKEALAKQIPMGRLGSVEEIAAAVLFLASDAGSYITAQTLHVNGGMYTI, encoded by the coding sequence ATGAGTAATTTAGCAGGAAAAATCGTTTTAGTCACAGGTGCAAGTCGTGGTATTGGGCAAGCAATCGCTCTGTCCTTAGGGGGCGCAGGTGCAATCGTTATCGGCACAGCGACCAGTGACAAAGGAGCAGATGCCATTAGCGTAACGCTGAAAAATAACGGTGTTACAGGCATAGGTATGGCGTTGAATGTGACCAATAATGACCAAATTGCCGAAGTGATGAAATCCATTACAGATACTTATGGTGCAGTGGATATTTTGGTTAATAATGCGGGTATTACTCGTGATAATTTATTGATGCGTATGAAAGAAGATGAATGGGACGACATTATGAACACCAATTTAGCCTCGGTTTACAAAATGTCAAAAGCGGTTTTAAGGGGTATGATGAAAAAGAAAGCTGGACGCATTATTTCAATCGCCTCCGTTGTTGGTGCAATGGGTAATGCAGGGCAAACCAACTATGCGGCAGCGAAAGCAGGGATTATGGGTTTCACCAAATCACTCGCTCGTGAAGTGGGTGCAAGAGGCATTACCGTGAATGCAGTTGCGCCTGGTTTTATTAAAACCGATATGACCGATGCCATGCCAGAAGAGCAAAAAGAGGCGTTGGCAAAACAAATTCCAATGGGTAGATTGGGTTCGGTAGAAGAAATTGCCGCTGCCGTTTTGTTTTTAGCAAGCGATGCAGGTTCATACATCACAGCCCAAACTCTTCATGTTAATGGCGGCATGTACACTATTTAG
- the tadA_2 gene encoding tRNA-specific adenosine deaminase, producing MKTDEQWMALAIQQAKLAEKIGEVPVGAVLIQDEKLIASAHNQPITNNDPTAHAEIQLLRQAGKKLNNYRFPNTTLYVTLEPCTMCLGAMIHARISRVIFGAFDEKTGVCGSCQDLSNSQCFNHAIEVEGGVLADECRQLLQQFFANRRRRKI from the coding sequence ATGAAAACCGATGAACAATGGATGGCACTCGCCATCCAACAAGCAAAACTCGCTGAAAAAATAGGCGAAGTGCCTGTTGGTGCAGTTTTGATACAAGATGAAAAACTCATTGCCAGTGCTCATAATCAACCCATCACCAACAACGACCCCACTGCCCACGCAGAAATTCAATTATTGCGTCAAGCAGGTAAAAAGTTAAATAATTACCGATTCCCTAATACGACTCTATATGTCACTTTAGAACCTTGCACAATGTGTCTAGGTGCGATGATTCATGCTCGTATTTCTCGTGTTATTTTTGGTGCTTTTGATGAAAAAACAGGGGTTTGTGGCTCTTGCCAAGACCTATCAAACAGTCAATGTTTTAATCACGCCATTGAAGTAGAGGGCGGCGTACTTGCGGATGAGTGCAGGCAATTGTTACAGCAATTCTTTGCTAATCGAAGAAGAAGAAAAATCTAG
- the paiB gene encoding Protease synthase and sporulation protein PAI 2: MYITPPFDDIDNQKVNQFLRSCSFVTIVSSDNKGEMLASHLSIDIVNDGSLHGKIIGHLAIDNPHFELLKTNKEVLTIFQSDSSYISPSWTEKRTSVPTQSFMDIHTYGTPTIIMDKKRIHEILEVQVNSRESRQKNPWSSDELPNNAYDNLLNKIVAFEISIERLRVNFHLLQNKPIKDIVSILKNDEISDDLKNHISSINKL, from the coding sequence ATGTATATCACGCCACCATTTGATGATATTGACAATCAAAAAGTAAACCAATTTTTAAGGTCATGCTCTTTTGTAACCATTGTTTCATCAGATAATAAGGGGGAGATGCTTGCCAGCCATTTGTCTATTGACATTGTGAATGATGGTTCTCTACATGGCAAAATAATTGGACACCTTGCGATTGACAACCCGCATTTTGAATTACTCAAAACGAATAAAGAGGTTTTAACCATTTTTCAAAGTGATTCCTCCTATATTTCACCTTCTTGGACCGAAAAAAGGACATCAGTGCCAACTCAATCTTTTATGGACATTCATACATATGGCACACCGACAATAATAATGGATAAAAAAAGAATACACGAAATTCTTGAGGTGCAAGTAAATTCACGCGAGTCCAGACAAAAAAACCCTTGGTCTAGCGATGAATTACCTAACAACGCTTATGATAACTTATTAAATAAAATAGTTGCATTTGAGATTTCCATTGAGCGTCTTAGAGTAAATTTTCATTTGTTGCAAAATAAACCAATAAAAGATATTGTGTCAATTCTTAAAAATGATGAAATTTCTGATGATTTAAAAAATCATATTAGTTCAATAAATAAACTTTAG
- the rplU gene encoding 50S ribosomal protein L21 has translation MYAVIKTGGQQFRVEQGETLKVEKLEEEIGSTITFEDILMVADGDKVQIGAPTVAKASVEAKIISQGKGKKVHILKFRRRKHSMKQQGHRQLFTEIEITKIKA, from the coding sequence ATGTACGCAGTTATCAAAACAGGTGGGCAACAATTTAGAGTTGAGCAAGGCGAAACACTAAAAGTTGAAAAATTAGAGGAAGAAATTGGTAGCACGATTACCTTTGAAGACATTTTAATGGTTGCCGATGGCGACAAAGTGCAAATCGGTGCACCAACCGTTGCAAAGGCTTCTGTTGAAGCAAAAATTATTTCACAAGGCAAAGGTAAAAAGGTGCATATCCTTAAATTCCGTCGTCGTAAGCATTCAATGAAGCAACAAGGTCATAGACAATTGTTCACTGAGATTGAAATTACTAAAATTAAAGCGTAA
- the yciB gene encoding putative intracellular septation protein A: MKILLDFFPIALFFLVYKSKDLHFYQQEGLHSAIIAMTIATLVQIIITRIRNGKFEKAQVIGLVLLIGFGGLTIYIDNPLFIMWKVSVLYVVFALALIGSLWVGNKSLLQRMLGKELHLPIVIWTRMTWLWGGGFIAIAIINAYYYVLPSIQANANFFGDGERFGLSGLNCLENAKPDLCLLAQQTEESWVNFKLFGTMGLTFVLILVTVVMMSKHIQETK; this comes from the coding sequence ATGAAAATTTTATTAGATTTTTTTCCGATTGCGTTATTTTTTCTTGTTTATAAAAGCAAGGATTTACATTTTTATCAGCAAGAAGGGCTGCATTCTGCGATTATTGCGATGACCATTGCCACATTGGTGCAAATTATTATCACGCGTATTCGTAATGGGAAATTTGAAAAGGCGCAGGTAATCGGTTTGGTGTTGTTGATTGGTTTTGGTGGTTTAACCATTTATATTGATAATCCACTCTTTATTATGTGGAAGGTCAGTGTTTTGTATGTTGTTTTTGCCTTGGCTTTAATTGGGAGTTTGTGGGTTGGTAATAAAAGTTTATTGCAGCGAATGTTGGGTAAAGAACTGCACTTGCCCATTGTTATTTGGACAAGAATGACTTGGCTTTGGGGGGGTGGATTTATTGCTATTGCTATTATTAATGCTTATTATTATGTATTGCCTTCTATTCAAGCAAATGCCAATTTTTTTGGCGATGGAGAGCGTTTTGGTTTAAGTGGGCTTAATTGCCTTGAAAATGCTAAACCGGATTTATGCTTATTAGCACAGCAAACAGAAGAGTCTTGGGTAAACTTTAAATTATTTGGCACGATGGGATTAACTTTTGTGCTAATTTTAGTGACAGTTGTAATGATGTCAAAACATATTCAGGAGACAAAATAA
- the gcvT gene encoding Aminomethyltransferase, translated as MKQTPLYQAHLDANGKMVDFGGWEMPLNYGSQLEEHNQVRNDAGMFDVSHMTVVDFKGAEAKQFLRVLIANDVDKLKISGKALYSCMLNETGGVVDDLIVYYQDDTDYRMVINAGTTEKDIAWINAQAEGFDVRVEPKFDLAMIAVQGPNAREKVYQAMAGVEEICGELKPFNAASVGKLFVARTGYTGEDGFEIMLPEKAAEFTWKMLLEAGVKPCGLGARDTLRLEAGMSLYGSEMNDEVSPLEAALTWTVDLTDENRAFVGREALETLKAKGAKKTIVGLVLEGKGVIRDHQKVTTNIGDGEVTSGTFSPTMGKAIALASVPKGSEGLCEIEMRNKQVSAKIVKPPFVRNGKIRV; from the coding sequence ATGAAACAAACCCCTTTATATCAAGCGCATTTAGACGCTAATGGAAAAATGGTTGATTTTGGCGGTTGGGAAATGCCGTTGAATTATGGTTCGCAATTAGAAGAGCATAATCAGGTGCGTAATGATGCAGGGATGTTTGATGTTTCGCATATGACGGTGGTGGATTTTAAAGGTGCTGAGGCGAAGCAGTTTTTGCGTGTTTTGATTGCTAACGATGTGGATAAACTCAAAATTTCAGGCAAGGCGTTATACAGTTGTATGTTGAATGAAACGGGCGGTGTGGTGGATGATTTGATTGTTTATTATCAAGATGATACCGATTATCGGATGGTGATTAATGCGGGGACGACCGAGAAAGATATTGCTTGGATTAACGCACAGGCAGAGGGGTTTGATGTGCGTGTTGAGCCAAAATTTGACTTAGCGATGATTGCCGTGCAAGGTCCGAATGCGAGAGAAAAAGTGTATCAAGCGATGGCAGGGGTGGAGGAAATTTGTGGTGAGTTGAAGCCGTTTAATGCTGCCAGCGTAGGGAAATTATTTGTTGCGAGAACGGGTTATACGGGCGAAGATGGGTTTGAAATTATGTTGCCTGAAAAGGCGGCTGAATTTACTTGGAAAATGTTGCTTGAAGCAGGGGTTAAGCCTTGTGGATTAGGAGCAAGAGATACTTTGCGTTTGGAGGCGGGGATGAGTTTATATGGTTCAGAGATGAATGACGAAGTCTCGCCTTTGGAAGCCGCATTGACCTGGACGGTGGATTTGACGGATGAAAATCGTGCCTTTGTTGGTCGTGAAGCCTTAGAAACTTTAAAAGCAAAAGGTGCAAAAAAAACCATTGTTGGCTTGGTGTTAGAAGGCAAAGGTGTGATTCGTGACCATCAAAAAGTAACGACCAATATTGGTGATGGCGAAGTTACCTCAGGCACATTCTCACCAACAATGGGCAAAGCGATTGCCTTGGCGAGTGTGCCAAAAGGCAGTGAGGGATTGTGTGAAATTGAGATGCGTAATAAACAGGTATCGGCTAAAATAGTCAAACCGCCTTTTGTGCGTAATGGCAAAATACGGGTTTAA
- the yabJ gene encoding 2-iminobutanoate/2-iminopropanoate deaminase, producing the protein MQKDIISTDKAPQAIGTYSQAVAVTGGTTVYLSGQIPLIPETMEMVEGDISAQIHQVFKNLTAICEASGGDLSNIVKLNIFLTDLSYFPIVNEIMAQYFAQPYPARAAVGIKELPKAAQVEMDAVLVK; encoded by the coding sequence ATGCAAAAAGACATTATTTCAACAGACAAAGCGCCACAAGCAATCGGCACTTATTCACAGGCAGTCGCTGTAACGGGTGGCACGACGGTTTATTTATCGGGGCAAATTCCCTTGATTCCTGAGACGATGGAGATGGTGGAAGGAGATATTAGCGCACAGATTCATCAGGTATTTAAGAATTTAACGGCAATTTGTGAAGCGTCGGGTGGGGATTTGAGTAATATTGTGAAGCTTAATATTTTCTTGACAGATTTGAGTTATTTTCCGATTGTTAATGAGATTATGGCACAGTATTTTGCACAGCCCTATCCTGCACGAGCGGCAGTTGGCATTAAAGAATTACCAAAAGCGGCACAAGTAGAAATGGATGCTGTATTGGTAAAATAA
- the lpxH gene encoding UDP-2,3-diacylglucosamine hydrolase yields the protein MTQTLLIADLHLISGETEKTDLFISFCQEQASQANQLFILGDLFNTWLGDDLSINTYPNVISALKTLSKTTKIFITGGNRDFLLGDEFVKQTGCVLLQTPYLLETKSQNYVLIHGDELCTDDTNYQKLKSILQHPITQFIFLRLPTKTRLKLSGQLRKKSVKAQQYKTREIMDVNQITTDKLMQKYPNADLIHGHTHRQNTHIGEQYTRFVLGDWETDKGNAIAIDMQLNWLEIR from the coding sequence ATGACACAAACCTTACTGATTGCTGATTTACATCTTATTTCTGGCGAAACAGAAAAAACCGACTTGTTCATTAGTTTTTGTCAAGAACAGGCGTCTCAAGCTAATCAATTGTTTATTTTGGGTGATTTATTTAACACTTGGCTAGGGGATGATTTGTCTATCAATACTTATCCAAATGTTATTTCGGCGTTAAAAACACTCAGTAAAACCACCAAAATTTTTATCACTGGAGGTAATCGTGATTTTCTTTTAGGGGATGAATTTGTTAAACAAACAGGTTGTGTTTTGCTCCAAACGCCTTATTTGCTCGAAACCAAAAGTCAAAATTATGTGTTAATTCACGGCGACGAATTATGCACTGATGACACCAATTATCAAAAATTAAAATCCATTTTGCAACATCCGATTACTCAATTTATTTTCTTGCGTTTACCAACAAAAACCCGCCTCAAACTCAGTGGACAACTTCGCAAAAAAAGCGTGAAAGCACAGCAATATAAAACCCGTGAAATTATGGATGTCAACCAAATTACCACAGATAAATTAATGCAAAAATACCCGAATGCTGATTTGATTCACGGACACACACACCGTCAAAATACCCATATTGGCGAGCAATATACGCGTTTCGTTTTGGGGGATTGGGAGACTGATAAAGGCAATGCCATTGCCATTGATATGCAGTTAAACTGGCTTGAAATTCGCTGA
- the resA_3 gene encoding Thiol-disulfide oxidoreductase ResA produces the protein MKILLALLLSISLNAFATVGQKAPDFDVATWINGDGVSIEDLRGKVVIVDFFQLWCPGCNTFTIPLMHKWEKKYQQQIKEGKLEILSIHTVFEGHSIQTLTALKAFLKIRGIDHLVGNDRLIKGERLPETMKKYNTRGTPEVAIIDKNGIIRFQRFGGFNVVSAENLIERLLETFTQI, from the coding sequence ATGAAAATACTCCTCGCCCTTTTACTTTCTATTAGCTTGAATGCCTTTGCCACTGTGGGGCAAAAAGCTCCAGACTTTGATGTTGCTACTTGGATTAACGGCGATGGCGTGAGTATTGAAGATTTGCGAGGCAAGGTTGTTATTGTGGATTTTTTCCAACTTTGGTGTCCAGGTTGCAATACTTTTACCATTCCGCTGATGCACAAGTGGGAAAAAAAATATCAACAACAAATTAAAGAGGGGAAACTAGAAATTCTCTCAATTCATACCGTTTTTGAAGGGCATAGTATTCAAACCTTAACTGCTTTAAAAGCATTTTTAAAAATCAGAGGCATTGATCATTTGGTTGGCAACGACCGCTTAATAAAGGGCGAAAGGTTGCCAGAAACCATGAAAAAATACAACACACGAGGCACACCTGAGGTCGCTATTATTGATAAAAACGGGATTATTCGTTTTCAAAGATTTGGTGGTTTTAATGTGGTATCGGCAGAAAATTTAATTGAAAGGCTATTAGAGACCTTTACACAAATATGA
- the fabD gene encoding Malonyl CoA-acyl carrier protein transacylase, translating to MKYSIVFPGQGSQSLGMLSDLADNFTSIKETFEEASDVLGFDLWKLTQEDQEGLNQTQNTQPAMLAAGYATYKVLNSEMDLSPTCMAGHSLGEYTALVAAGSLDFTDGIQLVRLRAELMQSAVPAGVGAMAAILGLDDEVVVKICADYSGEGVVEAVNFNSNGQVVIAGNKEAVDTTCDLMKAAGAKRAVLLPVSVPSHCSLMNDAATVFANTMQSVKFKMGDVGVLHNVDASVATDVEDIRAKLVAQLHKPVLWTGTVQAMHAMGVEKLIESGPGKVLTGLTRRIEKSLTANAILTAENVAVISKEIT from the coding sequence ATGAAATACTCAATCGTATTCCCCGGTCAAGGCTCTCAATCTCTCGGTATGTTGTCGGATTTAGCCGATAACTTTACTTCTATTAAAGAAACTTTTGAAGAAGCAAGTGATGTTTTAGGGTTTGATTTGTGGAAACTCACACAAGAAGATCAAGAAGGACTTAATCAAACACAAAATACCCAACCAGCAATGTTGGCAGCAGGTTATGCAACTTACAAAGTATTAAATAGTGAAATGGATTTATCACCTACTTGTATGGCGGGGCATAGTTTGGGCGAATATACGGCATTGGTTGCGGCGGGTTCGCTGGATTTTACCGATGGTATTCAATTGGTGCGTTTGCGTGCAGAGTTGATGCAATCTGCGGTGCCTGCTGGTGTAGGGGCAATGGCAGCGATTTTGGGCTTGGATGATGAAGTGGTGGTTAAAATTTGTGCGGATTATTCAGGCGAAGGCGTTGTTGAAGCGGTGAATTTTAATTCAAATGGGCAAGTGGTGATTGCAGGCAATAAAGAAGCCGTTGATACAACTTGTGATCTGATGAAAGCAGCAGGTGCAAAACGCGCAGTGCTATTGCCTGTGAGTGTGCCATCGCATTGTTCGTTGATGAATGATGCGGCAACTGTGTTTGCAAATACTATGCAGAGTGTCAAATTTAAGATGGGTGATGTGGGTGTATTACACAATGTTGATGCAAGTGTGGCAACTGATGTAGAGGATATTCGTGCTAAATTAGTAGCACAATTACACAAGCCAGTCTTATGGACAGGTACGGTGCAAGCGATGCACGCAATGGGTGTGGAAAAACTGATTGAATCGGGGCCAGGCAAAGTGTTAACAGGCTTGACACGCAGAATTGAAAAATCATTAACGGCAAATGCCATACTGACTGCGGAAAATGTCGCAGTAATTTCAAAGGAGATAACATGA
- the rpmA gene encoding 50S ribosomal protein L27, whose protein sequence is MAHKKAGGSTNNGRDSVSKRLGVKRFGGQVVLAGNILVRQRGTKFHPGTNVGKGKDDTLFATADGKVVFAKKGKFMRQTVSIETA, encoded by the coding sequence ATGGCACATAAAAAAGCAGGCGGTAGTACTAATAACGGCAGAGATTCCGTATCAAAAAGATTGGGCGTTAAAAGATTTGGCGGTCAGGTAGTTTTAGCAGGTAATATCTTAGTGCGTCAAAGAGGCACAAAATTTCACCCAGGTACGAATGTTGGCAAGGGCAAAGACGATACTTTGTTTGCAACTGCAGATGGTAAAGTGGTTTTTGCTAAGAAAGGTAAATTTATGCGTCAGACTGTTTCTATTGAAACTGCATAA
- the gcvH gene encoding Glycine cleavage system H protein, whose amino-acid sequence MKEIKMSEVRDDRQYTETHEWILDNGDGTYTMGVTDHAQALLGDMVFVELPSEGDEASAEDEFCVVESVKAASGVYAPIDLEVVEANEVLDGEPELVNTSCYDDGWLVKFKSDAIDGLMDAEAYGETLD is encoded by the coding sequence ATGAAGGAGATAAAAATGAGTGAAGTAAGGGATGACAGACAATATACCGAGACCCATGAATGGATTTTAGATAATGGTGATGGCACTTACACAATGGGCGTTACCGACCATGCACAGGCGTTATTAGGCGATATGGTATTTGTGGAGTTGCCGAGTGAAGGTGATGAGGCGAGTGCGGAGGATGAGTTTTGCGTGGTGGAGTCGGTGAAGGCGGCGAGTGGTGTTTATGCACCGATTGATTTGGAAGTGGTTGAGGCAAATGAAGTGCTTGACGGCGAGCCGGAATTGGTGAATACCAGTTGTTATGACGATGGTTGGTTGGTGAAATTTAAGTCGGATGCGATTGATGGCTTGATGGACGCTGAAGCATATGGCGAAACACTCGATTAA
- the rnr_2 gene encoding Ribonuclease R, protein MKNSLVAYKGKPARIAEIIESKFSLEFADGSTLKVREKDFRFIHPEFTQVNENCSKADLAVLVDFQEETLSLQEITEWLFDEYNAQNAWCVCLLVEDGLYFYWRKDHIFVRPTSQVESVQAKRDEEKIVAENLAHCVENLSNNTFDEQDEPYLKEISRVALNQSKTAKILSHIGVENTPDAAYQLLLKINYFESSFNPYPARFGIPKDEEIAVQVPEIERADLTHLTCYAIDNEGSNDADDAISIDGDTLWVHVADVANIVPSGSDLDNYAQERGSNFYLPNEIIHMLPVSVTQASALGVTEKSDALSFSFEFDGENINNIKVIQSVICVTNTTYEAVDEILKDGSDAALTRIKAIGDTHKKYRDSQGSINLHLPNVDVRFIDGKVIVAPQATSASRDLVAEMMVMAGRTMAQFTSENLIPVPYALQDEGAFTEEFLAKKDDLTLSESFLAIKNFKRSATSVKPLLHYGLGLPAYLRVTSPMRRYYDLLTHQQLINFINDKPMLEVARIKEIIGSVNMALSDVGRVDRFSKDHFKCVFLMQNPEWTGTGVVVDIRGDKALFMIPELGMMDQIKFKNLPKLDEEIQLKVRSVNLVEKSANFKPV, encoded by the coding sequence ATGAAAAACTCTTTGGTTGCCTACAAGGGCAAACCTGCTCGCATTGCTGAGATTATTGAAAGTAAATTTTCTTTAGAATTTGCCGATGGTTCAACGCTGAAAGTTCGAGAAAAAGACTTTCGTTTTATTCATCCTGAATTTACTCAGGTTAATGAAAATTGTTCAAAAGCTGACCTTGCTGTGTTGGTAGATTTTCAAGAAGAAACCTTATCTCTACAAGAAATTACTGAATGGTTATTTGATGAATACAACGCTCAAAATGCTTGGTGTGTTTGTTTGTTGGTTGAAGATGGTTTGTATTTTTATTGGCGAAAAGACCATATTTTTGTGCGTCCGACTTCGCAAGTTGAAAGCGTTCAGGCGAAGCGAGATGAAGAGAAAATAGTAGCTGAAAATTTGGCACATTGTGTTGAAAATCTCTCTAATAATACTTTCGATGAACAAGATGAACCTTATTTAAAAGAGATTTCCAGAGTTGCCCTTAATCAATCAAAAACGGCAAAAATTTTAAGCCATATTGGGGTGGAAAATACACCCGATGCGGCATATCAACTGTTGCTGAAAATTAATTATTTTGAGTCAAGTTTTAATCCATATCCTGCCCGTTTTGGCATTCCAAAAGATGAAGAAATTGCGGTGCAAGTGCCAGAAATTGAACGGGCTGATTTGACTCATCTTACTTGTTATGCGATTGACAACGAAGGCTCAAATGATGCTGATGATGCGATTAGTATTGACGGCGATACTCTGTGGGTGCATGTGGCGGATGTGGCAAATATTGTGCCATCGGGTTCAGACTTGGATAACTACGCACAGGAGCGAGGCTCTAATTTTTATTTGCCGAATGAAATTATTCATATGTTGCCTGTTTCGGTAACGCAGGCATCAGCATTAGGTGTGACTGAAAAATCGGATGCTTTGTCGTTTAGTTTTGAATTTGACGGTGAAAATATTAATAATATCAAAGTGATACAAAGTGTGATTTGTGTAACGAATACCACTTATGAGGCAGTTGATGAGATTTTAAAAGACGGCTCAGATGCAGCGTTGACGAGAATTAAAGCGATTGGCGATACGCATAAAAAATACCGTGATAGTCAAGGCTCTATCAACTTGCATTTGCCAAATGTCGATGTGCGTTTTATTGATGGAAAAGTGATTGTAGCACCACAAGCGACCAGTGCCAGTCGAGATTTAGTGGCTGAAATGATGGTGATGGCAGGGCGGACGATGGCACAATTTACCAGCGAAAATCTCATTCCTGTGCCGTATGCTTTGCAAGATGAAGGTGCATTTACGGAAGAATTTTTGGCTAAAAAAGATGACTTAACTTTAAGCGAATCTTTTTTAGCGATTAAGAATTTCAAGCGTTCTGCGACTTCGGTAAAACCATTATTGCATTATGGTTTAGGGCTTCCTGCTTACTTGCGAGTTACCAGTCCGATGCGTCGTTATTACGATTTATTGACACACCAGCAGCTGATTAATTTCATCAATGACAAGCCGATGTTGGAGGTAGCACGAATAAAAGAAATTATCGGTTCGGTTAATATGGCGTTGTCCGATGTTGGTAGAGTTGACCGTTTTAGCAAAGACCATTTTAAATGCGTCTTTTTAATGCAAAATCCAGAGTGGACAGGCACAGGTGTCGTGGTGGATATTCGGGGGGACAAGGCTTTATTTATGATTCCTGAATTAGGGATGATGGATCAGATTAAATTCAAAAATTTGCCGAAATTAGATGAAGAAATACAACTGAAAGTGCGTAGCGTGAATTTGGTCGAAAAATCAGCGAATTTCAAGCCAGTTTAA